Within the Streptosporangium album genome, the region GCGCTGGACCTGGCGGCACGTGGCCTCCGGCTGCGGGCTGACCAAGAAGCGGCACCGCTGGTGGTTCACCACCGTCCCCGGCCTCGTCGCCTCCACCGGCGTCGTGCAGGTCAAGCGGCGCTTCCAACGGGTCGCCGTCGACACCAAGCCCTGGATGGGCCTGCCCCGGCCGGTGCGGCACGGCTTCCGCATCACCTTCCACCTCCTCGACGGCCGGGTACCCGACGACTACGCCAAGGTCTGCGAACGCCTCGCGCACGCCTGGCGAATCGAAGCGGTCCGCGTCGTCGGCTCCCGGCCCGGCCGCGTCACCCTCCAAGGCATCACCCGCGACCCCTTAACCCACGTCGCGCCCGCCACGCCTCCGGCTGAGCCGCGCGACGGCTGGCGGGCCGATGATCTGCTGCGGCCCATCGTCGGGGTGCTGGAAACCGGCGCGGCCTGGCGGATGGACCTACGGCTCATCCCGCACTGGATGAACGCCGGCGCCACCCAATCGGGCAAGTCCAACCTGATCAACGCGCTCATCGTCGGCCTGGCCCCGCAACCGGTCGCCCTGGTCGGCTTCGACCTCAAAGGCGGGGTGGAGCTGTCGGCCTATGCCGCCCGGCTGACCGCGCTGGCCACCAGCCGCGATGAGTGCCTCGACCTGCTCAGTGACCTGATCGCGGTGATGGGTGCTCGAATGCTCGCCTGCCGCCGCTCCGGGGTGCGCGACATCTGGCAACTCCCGGACGCCGCCCGTCCCATCCCGGTCGTGGTCCTGGTGGATG harbors:
- a CDS encoding FtsK/SpoIIIE domain-containing protein: MIDLGHPLLKVLAALLVLIAWRRWAPLSYWYVLVFPRKAVWLRWTWRHVASGCGLTKKRHRWWFTTVPGLVASTGVVQVKRRFQRVAVDTKPWMGLPRPVRHGFRITFHLLDGRVPDDYAKVCERLAHAWRIEAVRVVGSRPGRVTLQGITRDPLTHVAPATPPAEPRDGWRADDLLRPIVGVLETGAAWRMDLRLIPHWMNAGATQSGKSNLINALIVGLAPQPVALVGFDLKGGVELSAYAARLTALATSRDECLDLLSDLIAVMGARMLACRRSGVRDIWQLPDAARPIPVVVLVDELAELYLTADKAEKDQVTRTATALLRIAQLGRAFGIHLVLSGQRIGSDLGPGVTALRAQIGGRVCHRVNDPETAVMTLGDLDPDALVAARSIAPELPGVAVITGSDGRWYRARSGYVSTTAAEHAAGTYADMTPSWNQVAASGLGHELPLHDDAPELAA